The following are encoded together in the Daucus carota subsp. sativus chromosome 5, DH1 v3.0, whole genome shotgun sequence genome:
- the LOC108220113 gene encoding mitochondrial import inner membrane translocase subunit TIM22-4 isoform X1 — MSRTNSDNEANKTAIETPAPPPVEPIRLPTIEEVRGQDIWNNCGVRSVVSGVMGGGLGLFMGLFLGALDNPIMQDQMTGRQQFVYTAKQMGSRSWGSCKAFAVMGLIFSAAECVVEKARAKHDMGNTVVAGCVTGGALSAKAGPQAACVGCAGFAAFSVLIEKFLERH, encoded by the exons ATGAGCCGTACTAATTCAGATAACGAAGCAAATAAAACGGCGATAGAGACTCCTGCACCTCCTCCAGTGGAGCCGATACGATTGCCGACAATCGAAGAAGTTCGAGGCCAAGATATTTGGAATAATTGTGGCGTTCGTAGCGTCGTTAGTGGTGTCATGG GAGGTGGCCTTGGGTTGTTCATGGGATTGTTTCTAGGGGCTTTAGACAATCCTATAATGCAGGACCAAATGACAGGAAGACAACAATTTGTTTATACTGCAAAGCAGATGGGTAGCAGAAGCTGGGGTTCTTGTAAGGCTTTTGCTGTAATGGGCTTAATTTTTTCGGCTGCTGAATGTGTTGTTGAGAAG GCTCGTGCAAAACATGACATGGGAAACACAGTTGTTGCTGGATGTGTAACCGGAGGGGCGCTGTCAGCAAAAG CTGGACCACAGGCTGCATGTGTTGGTTGTGCAGGCTTTGCTGCATTCTCAGTGCTGATAGAGAAATTTCTGGAAAGACACTAG
- the LOC108220113 gene encoding mitochondrial import inner membrane translocase subunit TIM22-1 isoform X2 has product MSRTNSDNEANKTAIETPAPPPVEPIRLPTIEEVRGQDIWNNCGVRSVVSGVMGGGLGLFMGLFLGALDNPIMQDQMTGRQQFVYTAKQMGSRSWGSCKAFAVMGLIFSAAECVVEKVIHLFDWLVQNMTWETQLLLDV; this is encoded by the exons ATGAGCCGTACTAATTCAGATAACGAAGCAAATAAAACGGCGATAGAGACTCCTGCACCTCCTCCAGTGGAGCCGATACGATTGCCGACAATCGAAGAAGTTCGAGGCCAAGATATTTGGAATAATTGTGGCGTTCGTAGCGTCGTTAGTGGTGTCATGG GAGGTGGCCTTGGGTTGTTCATGGGATTGTTTCTAGGGGCTTTAGACAATCCTATAATGCAGGACCAAATGACAGGAAGACAACAATTTGTTTATACTGCAAAGCAGATGGGTAGCAGAAGCTGGGGTTCTTGTAAGGCTTTTGCTGTAATGGGCTTAATTTTTTCGGCTGCTGAATGTGTTGTTGAGAAGGTTATTCATTTATTCGATTG GCTCGTGCAAAACATGACATGGGAAACACAGTTGTTGCTGGATGTGTAA